A genomic window from Leptolyngbya sp. BL0902 includes:
- a CDS encoding replication restart DNA helicase PriA, translating into MIFMSQQVHCPNCGHLAERHHLQKEQLVRTQCNACDYLMITCTRSGKVIEAYAPGLFVGSAR; encoded by the coding sequence ATGATTTTTATGTCTCAACAGGTGCATTGCCCCAACTGTGGTCACTTGGCCGAACGTCATCATTTGCAAAAAGAACAGTTGGTGCGCACCCAGTGTAATGCCTGCGATTACCTTATGATTACCTGTACCCGCAGCGGCAAGGTGATCGAAGCCTACGCGCCGGGGCTGTTTGTGGGGTCGGCTCGTTAG
- a CDS encoding isopeptide-forming domain-containing fimbrial protein, with product MTLPPSITTTVPVAALPQLTIQKTVSRATAAPGDTVNYEVVVRNPSTVAATPVTIIDQLPGGFSYVASTVASVPAPANPPAINTANRTLTLTYGTLAPGGEIRVTYEVQIAANAPDGSGINTAEASAPGVPPVTATAEVVVSRTPIPELSIEKTTARATAAPGDTVGYTVVVRNVSTVVANPVTITDQLPGGFSYVASTVASVPAPTNPPAINTANRTLALTYGALNPGDEIRVTYNVRIAADAPDGNGVNTAEASTPGAPTVTANATVLISRTPIPELSIEKTVARPTVAPGDTVNYEVIVQNVSTVVANPVTVVDQLPVGFSYVANSIESVPATTAPPAIDAANRTLTLTYGALNPGDEIRVTYNVRIAADAPDGNGVNTAEALTPGAPIVVARATVTVTRAAPALAIVKTSNRTAAAPEDVVNYQVEVTNISTVTLDPVRVVDQLPVGFSYVANSIQSVPPALTQTLDPANRTLTLTYNPLAAGAVIDLTYDVRIAPGATAGNGVNTVQAEVPGVVPPVVDNVRVTLVPPPSPPPQLRIEKTANRTAAAPGDVVDYQVVVRNPSNVAATPVTVSDQLPVGFAYIPNSVQATPNAPTAVEINGRTLTLTFATLPAGEALTVTYSAQVTPEAANGDGINRAQASTPGVPPVGARVPVTVVPPPFPPPQLEIEKTAARTVAPPGGLVGYQVVVTNTSTVAATPLTIIDQLPDGFAYVASSVQATPNAPTQVEILGRTLTLTFATLPGEEALTVTYNVRIAADAPEADGVNEVQATTPGLPPVRDRAQVTVNPSPPELAIEKTVVQSEATPGDLVNYQVVVSNVSAVVAAPVTVTDQLPLGLAYLEDSIRATSDIRDQTVNAADRTLILTFDTLPPDGAITINYAVRVTADAVGGDGVNRVEASAPGTNTVSANARITINAPTPELRIIKTSDRAAAEPGDVVVYRLVVTNVSEAVANPVTITDQLPLGMTYVPDSIQAIPNPPTEVMNMGSALRLTFGELPPGQSITVAYAVLMTPDAVRGDGRNIAQAATPGAPTVTATYQMTIRPGILADCGTIVGRVFVDKNFDGQQQPGEPGVPNAVIFMDDGNRILTDADGLFSLINVLPGHRVGTLDLYSMPGYTLAPNLFRIEENSVSRMVRLSPGGMARMNFAVTPTFGEEQP from the coding sequence GTGACCTTGCCCCCCTCCATCACCACCACGGTGCCTGTGGCGGCGCTGCCTCAGCTCACGATTCAAAAGACCGTGAGTCGGGCGACGGCGGCACCGGGCGATACGGTGAACTATGAAGTCGTAGTACGGAATCCTTCCACGGTGGCGGCAACTCCGGTGACGATTATCGACCAGTTGCCTGGGGGCTTTAGCTATGTGGCCAGCACCGTGGCTTCGGTGCCCGCCCCCGCCAATCCTCCTGCCATCAACACCGCCAACCGTACCCTCACCCTCACCTACGGCACGCTTGCCCCTGGCGGCGAGATTCGCGTCACCTACGAGGTGCAGATTGCGGCCAATGCCCCTGACGGCAGTGGTATCAACACCGCTGAAGCCTCTGCCCCCGGAGTTCCCCCCGTCACGGCTACCGCTGAGGTGGTTGTGAGCCGCACCCCAATTCCAGAACTTAGCATTGAGAAAACCACCGCCCGCGCCACGGCTGCACCGGGCGACACCGTCGGTTACACCGTGGTGGTGCGAAACGTCTCTACGGTGGTGGCGAACCCGGTGACGATTACCGACCAGTTGCCTGGGGGCTTTAGCTATGTGGCCAGCACCGTGGCTTCGGTACCCGCCCCGACGAATCCCCCCGCTATCAACACCGCCAACCGCACCCTTGCGCTGACCTACGGCGCGTTGAATCCGGGCGACGAGATTCGCGTGACCTACAACGTTCGCATTGCCGCCGATGCCCCCGATGGCAATGGAGTCAACACCGCCGAAGCCTCCACCCCAGGAGCCCCCACTGTAACGGCCAACGCCACGGTGCTGATCAGCCGCACCCCGATCCCGGAGCTCAGCATTGAGAAAACCGTCGCTCGTCCCACGGTGGCCCCAGGCGATACGGTGAACTACGAGGTCATCGTGCAGAACGTCTCCACAGTGGTGGCCAATCCGGTAACGGTGGTGGATCAATTGCCCGTGGGCTTTAGCTACGTGGCCAACTCCATCGAATCAGTACCCGCGACCACCGCACCCCCAGCAATTGACGCGGCCAACCGCACCCTCACCCTCACCTACGGAGCGCTGAATCCGGGCGACGAGATTCGCGTGACCTACAACGTTCGCATTGCCGCCGATGCCCCCGATGGCAATGGGGTGAACACCGCTGAAGCCCTCACGCCGGGGGCTCCTATCGTGGTTGCTAGGGCTACTGTTACTGTTACCCGTGCGGCCCCGGCCCTCGCCATTGTCAAGACCTCCAACCGCACAGCGGCGGCTCCAGAGGATGTGGTGAACTACCAGGTGGAGGTGACAAACATTTCCACGGTGACGTTGGATCCTGTGAGGGTGGTGGATCAGTTGCCCGTGGGCTTTAGCTACGTGGCCAACTCCATCCAATCGGTGCCCCCCGCCTTGACGCAAACCCTCGACCCAGCCAACCGCACCCTCACCCTCACCTATAATCCCTTAGCCGCTGGGGCCGTCATTGACCTCACCTACGACGTTCGCATTGCCCCAGGGGCAACGGCGGGCAACGGGGTCAATACCGTGCAAGCAGAGGTGCCGGGGGTGGTGCCGCCAGTGGTGGACAACGTCCGCGTCACCCTGGTGCCTCCGCCCTCGCCCCCACCCCAGCTTCGGATTGAGAAGACCGCCAATCGGACGGCGGCGGCACCGGGCGACGTGGTGGATTACCAAGTTGTCGTGAGGAACCCCTCCAATGTGGCGGCGACACCTGTGACTGTGTCCGACCAGTTGCCCGTAGGGTTTGCCTACATTCCTAACTCGGTGCAGGCTACCCCCAATGCCCCGACGGCGGTGGAGATTAACGGGCGCACCCTCACCCTTACCTTTGCCACCCTGCCCGCCGGAGAAGCCCTCACCGTCACCTACTCGGCCCAGGTGACGCCTGAAGCCGCCAACGGGGACGGCATCAATCGGGCCCAAGCCTCAACGCCGGGGGTACCGCCCGTGGGCGCTAGGGTTCCGGTGACGGTGGTGCCGCCGCCCTTCCCGCCGCCCCAACTTGAAATTGAGAAGACTGCTGCACGGACGGTGGCTCCCCCTGGCGGGCTGGTGGGCTACCAGGTGGTGGTAACGAACACCTCCACCGTGGCGGCCACCCCCTTGACCATCATTGACCAGTTGCCCGATGGCTTTGCCTATGTGGCTTCCTCGGTACAGGCGACGCCCAACGCGCCTACCCAGGTGGAAATCCTTGGGCGCACCCTCACCCTCACCTTTGCCACCCTGCCCGGTGAGGAGGCCCTCACCGTGACCTACAACGTCCGCATTGCCGCCGATGCGCCGGAGGCCGATGGGGTCAACGAAGTCCAGGCCACCACGCCCGGTCTTCCCCCCGTCCGCGATAGGGCTCAGGTGACGGTCAATCCATCGCCGCCAGAGCTAGCAATTGAGAAGACCGTAGTTCAGTCCGAGGCAACTCCTGGCGATTTAGTGAACTACCAGGTGGTGGTGAGCAATGTGTCTGCGGTGGTGGCCGCCCCGGTGACTGTAACCGACCAGTTGCCCTTGGGCTTGGCCTACCTAGAGGACTCGATCCGAGCGACCTCAGACATTCGGGATCAGACCGTCAATGCCGCAGATCGCACCCTCATCCTCACCTTTGACACCCTCCCCCCCGATGGAGCAATTACCATCAACTACGCGGTGCGGGTAACGGCTGATGCGGTCGGCGGCGATGGGGTGAACCGGGTTGAGGCGTCGGCACCGGGAACCAACACGGTTTCTGCCAACGCCCGGATTACCATCAACGCCCCAACGCCAGAACTCCGAATCATCAAGACGTCGGATCGGGCGGCGGCGGAACCGGGGGATGTGGTGGTGTATCGCCTGGTGGTTACGAACGTCTCTGAGGCGGTGGCCAATCCGGTGACGATCACCGACCAGTTGCCCCTAGGGATGACCTACGTACCCGACTCGATTCAGGCCATCCCCAACCCGCCCACCGAGGTGATGAACATGGGCAGTGCCCTGCGGCTCACCTTTGGTGAACTGCCGCCGGGGCAGTCCATCACCGTGGCCTATGCGGTACTGATGACGCCGGATGCGGTGCGTGGCGATGGCCGCAACATTGCCCAAGCCGCCACCCCTGGGGCACCCACCGTCACCGCCACCTACCAAATGACCATCCGCCCCGGCATTTTGGCCGACTGCGGCACCATTGTGGGGCGGGTGTTTGTGGACAAAAACTTCGATGGCCAGCAGCAGCCAGGGGAACCGGGCGTACCCAACGCCGTGATCTTCATGGATGACGGCAACCGCATCCTCACCGATGCCGATGGGCTGTTCTCCTTAATCAATGTGCTGCCCGGTCATCGCGTCGGCACCCTGGATCTGTACAGTATGCCGGGGTATACCCTGGCTCCCAACCTCTTCCGCATTGAGGAAAATAGCGTGTCTCGGATGGTGCGCCTATCGCCAGGAGGAATGGCCCGCATGAACTTTGCCGTAACACCGACCTTTGGGGAGGAGCAGCCATGA
- the codA gene encoding cytosine deaminase, which translates to MISPEMVLRQCRLLNHDGDVDIAIQDGVIQAIAPRLEVFGGQELAVQGKLVSPPFVESHIHLDSALTVGEPRWNQSGTLFEGIDIWRERKQSLTLEDVKQRATATLKLLAQQGTLFVRSHADVSEPSLTALKALLEVREAVKDWITVQVVAFPQDGIYGSPGNDALIETAMEMGADGVGGIPHYELTREDGVQSVHRIFDLAQQYGRLVDIHCDEIDDDQSRFLEVVAACALRSGLGDRVTASHTTAFAAYNNAYATKLMGLLERSQINFVANPLINITLQGRADTYPKRRGITRVKELWQRGLNVSLGNDCVQDPWYNLGTGNMLAVASMAVHACHMTGQAEIDACYAMATHHGAKTLQVEDQYGLEVGKPANLIVLDADSPYDAIRRCATVTHVISRGQLLAQTQPAATTWLGVDA; encoded by the coding sequence ATGATCTCGCCGGAAATGGTGCTGCGGCAATGTCGCCTCTTAAATCACGATGGAGATGTCGATATTGCCATTCAAGACGGTGTCATTCAGGCCATTGCGCCTCGGCTAGAGGTGTTTGGGGGCCAGGAACTGGCGGTACAGGGAAAGCTCGTCAGTCCGCCCTTTGTGGAGTCCCATATCCACCTAGACTCGGCCCTCACCGTGGGCGAACCGCGCTGGAACCAGAGCGGCACCCTGTTTGAGGGCATCGACATCTGGCGGGAACGCAAGCAGTCCCTCACCCTAGAGGATGTGAAGCAACGGGCGACGGCCACTCTGAAATTGCTGGCCCAGCAGGGGACGCTCTTTGTCCGCAGCCATGCCGATGTTAGCGAACCCAGCCTCACCGCCCTAAAAGCCTTGCTGGAGGTGCGGGAGGCGGTGAAGGACTGGATCACCGTGCAGGTGGTGGCCTTTCCCCAGGACGGCATCTATGGCAGTCCCGGCAACGACGCCCTGATCGAGACGGCGATGGAGATGGGGGCCGATGGGGTGGGGGGCATTCCCCACTACGAACTCACCCGCGAGGACGGGGTGCAGTCTGTCCACCGCATTTTTGATCTGGCCCAGCAGTACGGTCGCCTGGTGGATATCCACTGCGATGAAATTGACGACGATCAATCCCGCTTTTTAGAAGTCGTCGCCGCCTGCGCCCTGCGATCTGGCCTGGGGGATCGCGTCACCGCCAGCCACACCACCGCCTTCGCCGCCTACAACAACGCCTACGCCACCAAGCTCATGGGCTTGCTAGAGCGATCCCAAATTAACTTCGTCGCCAACCCCCTGATTAACATCACCCTCCAGGGCCGCGCCGATACCTACCCCAAACGACGGGGCATCACCCGCGTCAAGGAACTGTGGCAGCGGGGGCTCAACGTTAGCCTCGGTAACGACTGTGTGCAAGACCCCTGGTACAACCTGGGCACAGGCAATATGCTGGCCGTCGCTTCCATGGCCGTCCACGCCTGCCACATGACCGGACAGGCGGAAATCGACGCCTGCTACGCCATGGCCACCCACCACGGAGCCAAAACCCTCCAGGTGGAAGACCAGTACGGCCTTGAAGTGGGCAAGCCCGCCAACCTGATCGTCCTCGATGCCGACAGCCCCTACGACGCCATCCGCCGCTGCGCCACCGTCACCCACGTCATCTCCAGGGGCCAGCTCTTAGCCCAAACCCAGCCCGCCGCCACCACCTGGCTAGGCGTCGATGCCTAG
- the thrC gene encoding threonine synthase, which yields MIEAYRPYLPVSDQTPVVTLCEGNTPLIAMPALSERIGRGVQVWVKYDGLNPTGSFKDRGMTMALSKAKEDGAEAVICASTGNTSAAAAAYARRGGMRAFVLIPDGYVALGKLAQALLYGAEVLAIQGNFDDALRMVQELAKDYPVTLVNSVNPYRLQGQKTAAFEIVDVMGDAPDWLCIPVGNAGNITAYWMGFSEYHQQGKCRLPQMMGFQAAGAAPLVNGHVVADPHTLATAIRIGNPASWKPAEAVRDASGGSFTAVTDEEILDAYRILALEGIFCEPASAASVAGLLKVKDQVPAAAKVVCVLTGNGLKDPDTAITHSNNQVKGGLVPELNVLAQAMGF from the coding sequence CTGATCGAAGCCTATCGCCCCTATCTACCCGTATCGGATCAGACCCCGGTCGTCACCCTCTGCGAGGGCAACACGCCGCTGATTGCCATGCCTGCCCTCAGCGAGCGCATTGGCCGAGGGGTGCAGGTCTGGGTGAAGTATGACGGCCTCAACCCCACCGGAAGCTTTAAGGATCGAGGGATGACCATGGCCCTCTCTAAGGCCAAGGAAGACGGGGCCGAAGCGGTGATCTGCGCCAGTACGGGCAATACCTCGGCGGCGGCGGCGGCCTATGCCCGACGGGGCGGCATGCGGGCTTTTGTGCTCATCCCTGACGGCTATGTGGCCCTGGGCAAGCTGGCCCAAGCCCTGCTCTACGGAGCCGAGGTGCTGGCCATCCAAGGCAACTTTGACGATGCCCTGCGGATGGTGCAAGAACTGGCTAAAGACTATCCCGTTACCCTGGTGAACTCGGTCAACCCCTACCGTTTGCAGGGGCAAAAAACCGCCGCCTTTGAAATTGTGGATGTGATGGGTGATGCCCCCGACTGGCTCTGCATTCCTGTGGGCAACGCCGGAAACATCACCGCCTACTGGATGGGCTTCAGTGAATATCACCAGCAGGGCAAATGCCGTCTGCCCCAGATGATGGGCTTTCAGGCTGCTGGGGCGGCTCCCCTGGTCAACGGCCACGTCGTTGCCGACCCCCACACCCTGGCCACTGCCATCCGCATTGGCAACCCCGCCAGTTGGAAGCCCGCCGAGGCGGTGCGCGATGCCAGCGGTGGCAGCTTTACCGCCGTCACCGACGAGGAAATCCTCGACGCCTACCGGATTTTGGCCCTAGAAGGCATCTTCTGTGAACCCGCTAGTGCCGCCTCTGTGGCCGGACTGCTGAAGGTGAAAGACCAAGTGCCCGCCGCCGCCAAGGTGGTCTGTGTGCTCACGGGCAACGGCCTCAAGGATCCCGACACCGCCATCACCCACAGCAACAACCAGGTGAAGGGCGGACTGGTGCCAGAACTGAACGTCCTAGCCCAGGCTATGGGGTTTTAA
- a CDS encoding transglutaminase N-terminal domain-containing protein, with amino-acid sequence MRFHIQHHTTYRYPEPVLLQPHTLRLHPRTDAAQRVSYFHLEVSPPPVQQTALLDTNGNHTHRLWFDPTPAHQFTVTTTTEVETYRVNPFDYLLEPWAATLPIDYPSSLVAILQPYLKPILYPTTSPRAAQLAADLSHEVDGNVSFFLTTLTQRIYDSCAYTTRSTGDPWPPGVTWEKRLGSCRDFTVLFMEVCRSVGLAARFVSGYEAGDEAAQRDLHAWAEVYVPGGGWRGFDPTHGLAVGDRHVAIAASPFPPYTAPVSGHTLATTRPVMGHLETHLNLSVQD; translated from the coding sequence ATGCGCTTTCATATTCAGCACCATACCACCTACCGCTATCCGGAGCCCGTTTTGCTCCAGCCCCACACCCTGCGGCTGCATCCCCGCACCGACGCGGCCCAGCGGGTGAGCTATTTCCACCTAGAGGTCTCCCCGCCCCCGGTGCAGCAAACCGCCCTCCTCGACACCAACGGCAACCACACCCACCGCCTCTGGTTTGATCCTACCCCCGCCCACCAGTTCACGGTAACGACCACCACCGAGGTCGAAACCTATCGCGTCAATCCCTTTGACTATCTCCTAGAGCCCTGGGCCGCTACCCTACCCATTGACTATCCCAGCAGTCTGGTAGCCATCCTCCAGCCCTATCTCAAGCCCATCCTCTACCCCACCACCTCTCCGCGAGCAGCCCAGTTGGCGGCGGATCTGAGCCATGAGGTAGACGGTAACGTTAGCTTTTTTCTTACCACCCTCACCCAGCGTATCTACGATAGTTGTGCCTACACCACCCGCAGCACAGGCGATCCCTGGCCACCGGGCGTAACCTGGGAAAAGCGCCTTGGCAGTTGTCGCGATTTTACGGTGCTGTTTATGGAGGTCTGTCGGTCGGTGGGGCTCGCTGCCCGGTTTGTCAGCGGCTACGAGGCGGGGGATGAGGCTGCACAGCGCGATCTCCATGCCTGGGCCGAGGTCTATGTGCCTGGTGGCGGTTGGCGTGGCTTCGACCCCACCCACGGACTGGCGGTGGGTGATCGCCATGTGGCCATTGCGGCCAGCCCTTTTCCGCCCTACACCGCTCCGGTCAGCGGCCACACCCTAGCCACCACGCGCCCGGTTATGGGCCACCTCGAAACCCACCTAAATCTGTCGGTGCAGGACTAA
- a CDS encoding TonB-dependent receptor, with translation MTVLFSRRWGLGLLATLAGSWSGVNPAWAETVPGSSPDRGLSEATLAVSPWIDGLALESPSSTAINPEAGSRPSVSLDVIGTEAEAPASGPGESGGAHPLDAGTPAADGEQAWPALTEAIITFRTQSAPSTFGTPAAPSSEAPQPNNWQTGTTDLANRRENSDLFESSPWQHQVPQVPPEVVPLAPVVPVVVADYQVTLRPQREVQIPANSRSSLVVEGEVLDPDGNPVERDVVVTLTSSAGEFVGADYDTDRSGFQVLARQGRFEARLRSTLEAQVVTVRATVEGKAARGLEEAQTRESYPRLVADLQVHFLTDLRPTLISGVIDVRLGRGGTNLLSSFQDFLNPDALNNDVSLDLSAGIFGTGSLGSWTFTGAYNSQRGLNDRCDGGGLYRDVQACDQRYPTYGDSSTTSFLTPSADSLYLRFQRDSLAPDANPDYFMWGDFGTQEFAAPSQSFTATIREFHGLKGNFTFGNGIQLTALYGDNVRPFQRDTLAPDGTSGFYFLSQRLILRGSENVFLESEELNRPGTVVSRQPLFRGVDYEIDYDRGTLLFRQPISAVDLNPLGTTLVRRIVATYQIDDPNNRGSVYAGRVQYRPQGNDGLLLGASLMTEDQGMQDFTLYGVDLLLPLGDVGRIVGEFARSSSSMDGTTAEGNAYRLEASGSPVDWLLGQAYIRSTDSGFNNTASVSFRPGQTRWGAQLTGQVGPTTQLRAGVDQERNVGDTPAVLTTAEALLQPGQTPILGAAVDNTLTEYRAGVIQQLGTATLGVDYVNRSRTDRIGDQSINASQLASRFNLPITGNLNFLAQSELNLSNEADPLYPTRNTVGLEWALQPGVSLRLAQQFISGGQGPGSITSLDSLVSYDLDDNTTLTNRYSLLGANNGVTGQGSVGLNHRLVLAPGLRANIGFERIFGEGYNLTGAGQQFAQPFAVGSGASALGLQASTAYRVGLEYTDNPNWQASGRVEYRDSPGASNLVLGAAAAGRFTDSLSGLFRFDTANFANQTITDQLGNSSNLRLGLAYRNPHSDQFNGLLSYEFRNNPSTTPDTLLFGAGSASQDHTLSLEGIYAPNWQWEFYGRYGLRHSTTSLTDTIIPSNTIHLGQFRANYRFAYRWDVGGEVRWIGQPVVGFNELGFALETGYYLTPDVRLGLGYSFGRANDGSFVGGGGSRSASGPYFGITAKVNQLFNSFGVQPIAPPQQRESLIQRDEAAIPVNLNSEEVISDPTVPLNLNPNGDDSSPDGSHHFEGEAATAEDETADDIEANQPNAQPSGLAVLGGEP, from the coding sequence ATGACCGTTCTGTTCTCTCGACGCTGGGGGCTGGGGCTGCTGGCCACCCTGGCCGGATCCTGGAGCGGGGTCAATCCGGCCTGGGCAGAGACGGTTCCAGGATCCTCGCCTGACCGTGGTTTGAGCGAGGCCACCCTAGCCGTATCGCCCTGGATCGATGGGCTGGCCCTAGAGTCTCCATCCTCGACCGCCATCAACCCAGAAGCCGGATCCAGGCCCTCGGTCAGCCTAGACGTCATCGGCACGGAAGCTGAGGCTCCAGCCTCTGGCCCTGGGGAATCTGGAGGGGCGCATCCCCTCGACGCAGGCACTCCAGCAGCCGACGGGGAACAGGCATGGCCCGCCCTCACCGAGGCGATTATCACCTTCCGTACCCAGTCAGCGCCGTCAACCTTCGGCACCCCGGCGGCTCCGTCTAGCGAAGCGCCTCAGCCCAACAACTGGCAAACCGGAACCACAGACCTGGCCAACCGTCGGGAAAACAGCGACCTGTTTGAATCTAGCCCGTGGCAGCATCAGGTGCCCCAGGTGCCGCCGGAAGTGGTGCCCCTAGCGCCCGTGGTGCCCGTGGTGGTGGCAGACTATCAGGTGACGCTGCGGCCCCAGCGGGAGGTGCAAATCCCCGCCAACAGCCGTTCCTCCCTGGTGGTAGAGGGGGAAGTGCTGGATCCAGACGGCAACCCCGTTGAACGGGATGTAGTGGTCACGCTGACCAGCAGCGCCGGGGAATTTGTGGGGGCCGACTACGACACCGACCGCAGTGGCTTTCAGGTGTTGGCTCGTCAGGGGCGGTTTGAAGCCCGATTGCGCTCCACCCTAGAGGCCCAGGTGGTGACGGTGCGGGCTACGGTGGAGGGCAAGGCGGCGCGGGGGCTGGAGGAGGCCCAAACCCGCGAAAGCTACCCCCGTTTGGTCGCGGATCTTCAGGTTCACTTTTTAACCGATCTGCGGCCTACGTTGATTTCTGGGGTCATTGATGTTCGCCTAGGGCGGGGCGGCACCAACCTGCTCAGCAGCTTCCAGGATTTCCTCAACCCCGATGCCCTGAACAACGACGTGAGCCTCGACCTCAGTGCCGGAATTTTTGGCACGGGCAGCTTGGGTTCCTGGACGTTTACCGGGGCCTACAACAGCCAGCGGGGGCTGAATGACCGCTGTGATGGGGGCGGACTGTATCGCGATGTGCAAGCCTGCGACCAGCGCTATCCCACCTACGGCGACAGTTCTACCACTTCGTTTCTAACGCCCTCCGCCGATAGCCTGTACCTGCGGTTCCAGCGCGATTCCCTCGCCCCCGATGCCAACCCCGACTACTTCATGTGGGGGGATTTTGGCACCCAGGAATTTGCCGCGCCCTCCCAGAGCTTTACGGCCACGATACGGGAATTCCACGGCCTGAAGGGGAACTTCACCTTTGGCAACGGCATCCAGCTCACCGCCCTCTATGGCGATAATGTGCGCCCCTTCCAGCGGGATACCCTCGCTCCCGACGGCACCAGCGGCTTTTATTTCCTGTCGCAACGGCTGATTCTGCGCGGCAGCGAGAATGTATTTTTGGAATCTGAAGAACTGAACCGCCCCGGCACGGTGGTCAGCCGCCAGCCGCTCTTTCGGGGGGTAGACTACGAAATTGACTACGACCGGGGCACCCTGCTGTTCCGGCAGCCGATCAGCGCCGTTGACCTCAACCCCCTCGGCACCACCCTGGTGCGGCGGATTGTGGCCACCTACCAAATTGATGACCCCAACAACCGGGGCAGCGTCTACGCCGGACGGGTGCAGTATCGGCCCCAGGGCAATGACGGCCTGCTGCTAGGGGCCTCCCTGATGACAGAAGACCAGGGGATGCAGGACTTTACCCTCTACGGCGTTGACCTGCTGCTGCCCCTGGGGGATGTGGGCCGCATTGTGGGCGAGTTTGCCCGGTCGTCGTCCTCCATGGATGGCACCACCGCCGAGGGCAATGCCTACCGCCTGGAAGCCTCCGGTTCCCCGGTGGACTGGCTGCTGGGGCAAGCCTACATTCGCTCGACCGATAGCGGCTTTAACAACACGGCTTCAGTTAGCTTTCGGCCTGGGCAAACCCGCTGGGGGGCACAGCTTACGGGGCAGGTTGGCCCCACCACCCAGCTTCGGGCCGGGGTGGATCAAGAGCGTAATGTGGGCGACACCCCGGCGGTGCTGACCACGGCAGAAGCCCTGCTGCAACCGGGCCAAACCCCCATTTTGGGCGCAGCGGTAGACAACACCCTCACCGAGTATCGGGCCGGGGTGATTCAGCAGTTGGGCACCGCCACCCTCGGCGTCGATTACGTCAACCGTTCCCGCACCGACCGCATTGGCGACCAGTCCATCAACGCCAGCCAGTTGGCCTCCCGGTTTAATTTGCCGATTACCGGAAACCTCAACTTCCTGGCCCAAAGCGAGCTGAACCTCAGCAATGAGGCGGATCCCCTCTACCCCACCCGCAACACCGTGGGGCTGGAATGGGCCTTGCAGCCCGGAGTCAGCCTGCGGTTGGCCCAGCAGTTTATCTCTGGGGGCCAGGGGCCAGGTTCCATCACCAGCCTGGATAGCCTGGTCAGTTACGACCTCGACGACAACACCACCCTCACCAACCGCTATTCCCTGCTGGGGGCCAACAACGGCGTCACCGGGCAGGGGTCGGTGGGGCTGAACCATCGCCTGGTGCTGGCTCCGGGGCTGCGGGCGAATATCGGCTTCGAGCGCATCTTTGGCGAGGGCTATAACCTGACCGGAGCAGGCCAGCAGTTTGCTCAACCCTTCGCCGTCGGATCGGGAGCTTCGGCCCTGGGACTGCAAGCCTCGACGGCCTACCGGGTGGGGCTAGAATATACCGACAACCCCAACTGGCAGGCCAGTGGTCGGGTGGAGTATCGCGATTCCCCTGGGGCTAGCAACCTGGTGCTGGGGGCGGCGGCGGCGGGGCGATTTACCGACTCCCTCAGCGGCCTGTTCCGGTTTGACACGGCCAACTTTGCCAACCAAACCATCACCGACCAACTGGGGAACTCCAGCAACCTACGGCTGGGCCTCGCCTACCGCAACCCCCACAGCGATCAATTCAACGGCCTGCTGAGCTACGAATTTCGCAACAACCCCAGCACCACCCCCGATACCCTGCTGTTTGGGGCGGGCAGCGCCTCCCAGGATCACACCCTGTCCCTAGAGGGCATCTACGCCCCCAACTGGCAGTGGGAGTTCTACGGACGGTATGGGCTGCGCCACAGCACCACCAGCCTCACGGATACCATCATCCCCTCCAACACCATTCACCTAGGCCAATTCCGGGCCAACTATCGCTTTGCCTACCGCTGGGATGTGGGCGGCGAGGTGCGCTGGATTGGCCAGCCTGTGGTGGGCTTCAACGAACTTGGATTTGCCCTGGAGACCGGGTATTACCTCACCCCGGATGTTCGACTGGGGCTGGGCTACAGCTTTGGTCGGGCCAACGACGGCAGCTTTGTCGGCGGCGGCGGATCCCGTTCCGCCAGCGGCCCCTACTTTGGCATCACCGCCAAGGTCAACCAATTGTTTAATTCCTTTGGGGTGCAGCCCATCGCGCCACCCCAGCAGCGAGAATCGCTCATTCAACGGGACGAAGCGGCCATTCCGGTCAACCTGAATAGCGAGGAAGTGATCTCAGACCCCACCGTTCCCCTCAACTTGAACCCTAACGGAGACGATAGCTCGCCCGATGGGAGCCACCATTTCGAGGGTGAGGCGGCAACCGCAGAGGATGAAACCGCAGATGATATTGAGGCGAATCAGCCCAATGCCCAGCCCAGCGGCTTGGCCGTCCTAGGAGGTGAACCATGA